Proteins encoded by one window of Salvelinus namaycush isolate Seneca unplaced genomic scaffold, SaNama_1.0 Scaffold1353, whole genome shotgun sequence:
- the LOC120036487 gene encoding protocadherin-17-like, whose amino-acid sequence MYLSILFFLLLWAQALALKNLNYSVNEEQGPGTVIGNIAKDAKLGLGQGGQGKKSNFRVLENSAPHLIDVDPESGLLYTKQRIDRETLCRRNPKCQLSMEVFANDKEICMIKVDIVDINDNSPTFPSDQIDIDISENAAPGTRFPLTSAHDPDAGENGLKTYQITRDDYNLFSLDVKSRGDGTKFPELVIQRPLDREERNHHTLILTATDGGEYPRSGTMQINVKVIDSNDNSPVFEQPSYVVDIPENSPPGKVLIDLNATDPDEGSNGQVVYSFSGYAPDRIRELFSIDSRTGVIKIQGEIDYEENSIIEIDVQAKDLGPNPIPGHCKVTVNVIDRNDNWPSIGFVSVRQGAISEAAPPGTVIALVRVTDKDSGRNGKLQCRVLGNVPFKLEENYDNFYTVVTDRPLDREQQDEYNVTIVAKDNGTPPLNSTKSFTVKILDENDNVPRFTKAVYLLQVPENNIPGEYLGSVLALDPDLGQNGTVFYSILNSNVSGGDVNTFVNVNAANGAIYAVRSFNYEQIKFFDFKVLAKDAGSPHLESNTTVRVSVLDVNDNIPVIVLPLLLNDTAEIHVPRNVGVGYIVTTVRAVDNDYGESGRLTYEISDGNEERLFEMDPVTGEVRTSHPFWEDVSPMVELIIRVMDHGKPTLTTAARLIVKAYSGPLPGGEPHINEEHHNWDTSLPLIVTLSIISTMLLAAMVTIAVKCKRENKEIRTYNCRIAEYSHPQLGKGKKKKINKNDIMLVQSEVEERDAMNVMNVVSSPSLATSPMYFDYQTRLPLSSPRSEVMYLKPTASNLLVPQGQGHGVGCHTSFTGPVTNTTDTPSNRMSIIQVGTRYH is encoded by the coding sequence ATGTATCTTTCTATTTTATTTTTCCTTCTCCTTTGGGCTCAAGCCCTGGCTTTGAAAAACTTGAATTATTCCGTTAACGAAGAACAAGGACCGGGGACGGTTATAGGCAACATCGCCAAAGATGCTAAACTCGGTCTCGGGCAAGGGGGACAAGGGAAAAAGTCCAACTTCAGGGTTTTGGAGAATTCAGCACCACATCTCATCGATGTGGACCCTGAGAGCGGGCTGCTCTACACCAAGCAACGCATCGACAGGGAAACACTGTGTCGGCGGAACCCCAAATGTCAACTCTCCATGGAGGTATTTGCTAACGACAAAGAGATCTGCATGATTAAAGTAGATATAGTCGACATCAACGACAACTCGCCCACGTTCCCTTCCGATCAGATTGATATTGACATTTCTGAGAACGCTGCCCCGGGCACCCGTTTCCCGCTTACTAGCGCTCATGACCCGGACGCTGGAGAGAACGGGCTAAAAACCTATCAGATCACACGAGACGACTACAATCTGTTTTCTCTGGATGTAAAATCCCGCGGGGACGGAACTAAATTTCCCGAGTTAGTTATCCAACGGCCGTTAGACCGGGAGGAACGCAACCATCACACCCTTATCCTAACCGCTACGGACGGCGGGGAGTATCCCAGATCAGGAACCATGCAGATTAATGTGAAAGTTATTGACTCTAACGACAACAGCCCTGTGTTTGAACAGCCCTCGTATGTTGTAGATATCCCAGAAAACTCTCCACCTGGGAAAGTATTGATCGATTTAAACGCCACAGACCCAGACGAGGGTTCCAATGGGCAGGTCGTGTATTCATTCAGCGGTTACGCCCCCGACAGAATCAGAGAACTCTTCTCTATAGATTCTAGAACGGGAGTCATAAAAATCCAAGGAGAGATTGACTATGAGGAGAACTCTATTATAGAAATAGATGTTCAGGCGAAGGATTTAGGCCCTAACCCCATCCCAGGCCACTGTAAAGTAACTGTGAATGTGATTGACAGGAATGACAACTGGCCCTCCATTGGGTTTGTGTCTGTGAGGCAGGGGGCCATTAGTGAGGCCGCCCCGCCAGGCACTGTCATCGCCCTGGTCAGAGTCACGGATAAAGACTCTGGCAGGAACGGGAAGCTCCAGTGTAGAGTCTTGGGGAACGTTCCGTTTAAACTAGAGGAGAACTACGACAACTTCTACACCGTGGTGACGGACAGGCCTCTGGACAGAGAACAGCAGGACGAGTACAACGTCACCATCGTCGCCAAGGACAACGGCACGCCGCCCCTTAACTCCACCAAGTCGTTCACGGTGAAGATTCTAGACGAAAACGATAATGTTCCGCGCTTCACCAAAGCCGTGTATCTGCTCCAGGTGCCGGAGAACAACATCCCCGGGGAGTATCTGGGTTCCGTCCTCGCTCTAGACCCGGACCTGGGCCAGAACGGAACCGTGTTCTACTCCATCCTCAACTCCAACGTGAGCGGAGGAGACGTCAACACCTTCGTGAACGTGAACGCGGCCAACGGGGCGATCTACGCCGTGAGGTCATTCAACTACGAACAAATCAAATTCTTTGATTTTAAGGTTTTAGCAAAGGATGCTGGGTCTCCCCACCTGGAGAGCAACACCACGGTCAGAGTCAGCGTCTTAGACGTTAACGACAATATCCCCGTAATCGTTCTCCCGCTGCTCCTGAACGACACGGCAGAGATCCACGTGCCACGGAACGTCGGCGTAGGTTACATCGTCACCACGGTGAGGGCGGTCGACAACGATTACGGCGAGAGCGGGCGCTTGACCTACGAGATCTCTGACGGTAACGAGGAGCGTCTGTTCGAGATGGACCCGGTGACGGGCGAGGTGCGGACCTCTCACCCCTTCTGGGAGGACGTCAGCCCCATGGTGGAGCTGATCATCAGGGTGATGGACCACGGGAAGCCCACCCTCACCACCGCCGCACGCCTCATCGTCAAGGCCTACAGCGGGCCGCTGCCGGGCGGGGAGCCCCACATCAATGAAGAGCATCACAACTGGGACACCTCGCTCCCTCTCATCGTCACCTTATCCATCATCTCTACCATGCTGCTGGCTGCCATGGTAACCATCGCCGTGAAGTGCAAACGGGAGAACAAGGAGATCAGGACGTACAACTGCCGCATCGCGGAGTACTCTCACCCACAGCTGGGCAAAGGCAAGAAGAAGAAGATCAACAAGAATGACATCATGCTAGTTCAGAGCGAGGTGGAGGAACGGGACGCCATGAACGTCATGAACGTGGTGAGCTCACCATCGCTCGCCACCTCCCCCATGTATTTCGATTACCAGACGCGGCTGCCGCTGAGCTCGCCCAGGTCGGAGGTCATGTACCTCAAGCCCACGGCCAGCAACCTGTTGGTGCCCCAGGGACAGGGACACGGCGTCGGCTGTCACACGTCCTTCACTGGCCCGGTGACTAACACCACAGATACCCCCAGTAACAGGATGTCCATTATACAGGTAGGAACAAGATACCATTAA